TATTGTCCTTATCTGACGTAAACATGAAGGAACAAGGAATTAGGAAAATGTATATGGTGGTATGAAAATACCATGAATGTAGCGATGACACAAGTGCTCCATGTAGTCCAAATGCTTGGGTATTATATCCATTGGTTATTTTACTTGTGTGTAACGTAGACCAGTGCAATACTGACCACTTTGTCTCTTCCTCGGTACGACTCTAGAACATTCACAAGCGATTCTAAAGACTCTTGCATGTCAAAACAGAGTTGGAGACAGGAGCGGTGGAGTCAGGTGCCTTGATGTAGCTAGTACTTCAAGAAATTCTCATAGAATTTCTCACACGATGTGATGGATTCCGCACCTTTATGAACGTCAAGATAAAGACGGTGTATGGAGACACGTGCGCGATATAGTTCTCGGATTCTCCACAATTCCATCTGCTTATAACTATTGTTTTAAACAAGGTCGAGTGCACAGTGCCCAGCTAGCATAGTTTTTTACGTCAACTTATGTTGTGTACTTTGAACAGGAAGTGACGTCAAAATTGTTTTCTAGGCAGAAATAGAGGATCCCCTATCCATAATGCAATGATGGCAGGATCTAATAATTTAACCTGAAAATTAGCAATTTATAGTACAGGATAGTTTACCCATGACCTTGACCTCTGTTCATATGAGATCCTTTTTTATTTCAATCAAATATTAAAACCAGACAATCAAAAtaaatagtaggctacatgaAACAGATAATCTGGGGAAAATGTTTATTTCTTAAATTATCTAAGACACCAATAAATGAACAAAGTATATAGTGTATCGTCAATATACAAGGCAATTGAAGCaaacaaaatagtttattttggCTTTTGTTAGATCGGTTTACTAACAATAGCAGGATATAAAACAAATAGCAGGATAATGTGTGCATGAGTGCGTGCAtggttgtgtgtatatgtgcatgtgtgtggttgtgtgtacgtgtgtgtgtgtctttgtgtaggTGGGTGCATCTCCAGGGAAGCCAGCATTAGCGCACATGGTCGTTGTCATATATATCTGTAAAGAGTATGAGGAAGatcaacaagagagcaaaaataCAACATCATGACATCACTGCACCGTGGGATGATTAATAACTCATTGATGTTCAACTTTAGTTTAAAACAATAAGAACAGTCATTTCTATTTCAAAATAAGCCTGACATACCATTAATGTTGTCAACATCGTCATATACATCCCCTTCCCTGTAAAGGAATATTTACAGATAGTTAAACTTTAGAGCATTTATAATTGTGATATATAACCAGGCTGAAAAAGATCAACGATAAATTGTCCATTTCAGTCCTATATGATAGGATGTAGTACTGTAAAAGGACAGAAAAGAAACTGAAATAATCTGAAAGAAACCTACATCTGAAGAAGATGAGCTCTAGGCACATATCCATCTAGGACAGGAAGAAAAATGTATGATCTGTTACTTTTGCATCATACAATCATTTTCAACCACCTAGTGAGATAACTGTGACAACCCAACAAAATACCCCAGCAGGTTACACTTTGGGTATACAACATGTAAATCCAAAAATGGCAACAGTTTCTGCAGCCATGACACAAGAGGGCAGCctattcacatacatttcccacGACTGTTTCGACAGAGGGCTTTCTTCTTGTTAGTGATCTGAATAACTTCCAGGATGTCTCCCTGAACCACAGCTAAATCCTTCCCTCCAGGCTTCTTAATGTTGGCATTCGAATCAACCATCATGGTGTGCAGCACCTTTATAGGTCCATTAAGCTGAAATAACATGAAAATCACacaattcacttttttttttggtttggtcacaaaacatgaaacacaagTGCTTTCAACAACCTGTGTTGGAGGAAAAGGCATGGAAAATATTCTCCAGAGTCATTATGATTTTGAGAAAAACAGAAATAGCAATGTTAACCTTAAACTTGGTCCTCAACTCCTTCTCCGATTTGGGATCAAGGCTGAAACATAGTTTAGGGTTTCTTAGCAATGTAGGCCAACTTCAACCAAATCAGGCATGATAAGATTTCCATGGatgaaaatatgaaaaataaaaaatgttaacAGGGGAATATTGTAAAACCTTATTTCAAGAGCGGGAGGTGGACACTCCTTGAACAGTTGTTCGACGTCATCATAGTCCTCTGAGtgaagagacaaaaagaaagtAAGGAGTGAGGGAACTAGAAAGAGACAAATACCGTTATTGATTTCCCGATAACTGAGTGACTATGACTAACTCAATCTTAAAAAGTTGAGCCCTACTTACCATCAGTCTCGTTCATACTGTTCCaaaaaaagcacaaaaaaaGCAATCGATCGATTGACAAAGTGAGGCACTACTACTTGAACATTCAACTGTTTTCTAGATTAAAGACATGTTTTGTGATCCTGTATGACCGACCTGTTCCTATGATCTGAGGAGTCCACGTCATAATAGATATCACCATCCTGCGGAGGgtcaggtggtggtggaggcagcGGGAAAGGGTTAAGTTGTCGGGAATCGCGGTATTTACGTTTGATTTCCTCATAGTTCAAATCCACACATGATATACTAATGTAGCCATCTGTGAGGTAaaaaattatttatatataGATACCACATTACAAAAGATGACTCGAACTCACTGTCGTGTTGATAAATGTGGCACAACATTCAAGAGATGTTTGGTGGGTCTTCACAAACTGTCTATGAAGGCAACTTTGAGGTGTATTCTGGAGATTTGAAACACTACATTTGAAAGGAACTTACAGTTGCCAGTCATTGTGCGGCCTAACCACATGCCAACAGGGTTATTCTCGATCCTTATGATCTCAATGATCTCTCCTTGTTGGACACTTAGATCATGTTTGTCACCTTGCCAGTCATGTCGGACCGTGGCAGTGTGAATAACCATCTCTTCATCTGACAGCTGTTGAAATAGAAAATAACCATTTATTGGAACATCTACAGAGATCTGTACCTCATGTACTACTGTACGTTTCCCTAGTTGGAGAAATACGAGTTCCCAAAAAATGAAACAACTGTGGTAAGATTCAAATCCCGTGATTTTAGTTAGTTTAACATCTGTCACTGTTTCTGCATAAAAATGGGGTACACTACCTTGAATTTCTTTTTGTATTCCTTTtcctttttatgtattttttcctgatttttcaATTCCTGTTCTTTAAGTcgcttcatctctctttcagtcttcCTGTTTGAACTGCTGGATTTTGCACCCTGCCTGTTGATGCAGTCATAGACAAGGAAACAGACTTTATTCAACAGATATTATTGAACACTGAGTCagaggtacagaccagaggtacagtatgtatgtttaAAAATCCACCTATATGACTGTGATCTGTTAACACATACAGTTAAATTGGTCACCTGATTACGGTGGATAGTAAGACTTGATTTAACTTACTCCTCATCGATAGTGTCATAGACCTCACTTTCATCACTTTCCTGAAGTAGGCAAATAACAGATAAACTGATTAGTTAGTGGGCTATAAAATCCACCTTTTAAAATCATACCATAAATAATTCTGCCTGTTTCATTTTCTTTGTTTATGGCTATATCAGTCACATTTAAAATATATGTTTTGCGAGATTGTTGCATAAAGACATTTTGTAGGAACAGCATTTTACACTCACCACCTCAAATTGTGAAGAACCACTGTCTTTCCAAGATTCTGTGGGAAAAAATGGATAGACAGTTTATTAATTTAATAAAGTACGTACACATACTGCAATCCTCTAGTTGACATCACTGTAATAGCACCTACTTAGACTTATTATACTTACCATACAATTATATCATCATTTAACTTTAAACCTGACATGTATAGTAAAATAGAAGACATTATTTCACATACCACTCTTATCAAAGCTTCTCAtatgaggtggaggtggaggtggcagGTCAATGTCATCATATGTTTCTTCAACGTCTACTTCCTCAAATCTTTGGGATTTCCAGAACAAAACAGATGAAACTTGTAAACTAATCGCCTTTAATTGATCACGTTGCACTTTCATAACTTCCCAAAAGTGGTTTTACGAGAAAAATACTAATATACAAAACATACCAAAAGTCAAAAGTTAAGAATTAATACATTATGAAAGTCCATTTAACCGTCACCCCAGCCATCTTACTTTCCATGGAGAAAACACTTAATTCTACACGCATTCTGCATTTAATCATACGTGTCCCCTTAACTGCATTATGTGCTAACATGCTAAGAGAAGATATACGATCTGCAAATATATTTTAAGATATAAGGTATACGGGTAGTAAGCTGTACTCACACAGGGGTGTGGTGGCGTGGCAGGCTGCTGGGTTTGTTGGGGGGTCTGGGAGGCCCAGTAGGACTGACCAATCCAGACAGGGATAAGCTACTGCTGCCTGAGGAGGAAGAACCTAGACACGACCAAGAACAGAATATGTGGGCCAATGGGTTTGATGTTCCCTTTTCACAGATTGGACAGCGAGTAAGGACCTTCGACTTGTGGTGAATGTCCTAATGAAGACAACGTAACAAATTGACAAGTAACAAACTGACATAAAATGCTTGCTCCTGATGATGAACATAAAATCAATTTTATTTTACCTTAATTTCTTAATTTTTTACCTTAAAACTTAATTTCTTTCTTTGTGTACAATAATTCCTTTGAAATTATTAGAGGTGATAAAGTAAACCTAGAACAGACTCAAACAGAGGTTTTTAACCCGGACATTTGTGCAAATCTAGGAGCTAGAGCCAATGCATTTCCAGTACTCATGTCTTGCCTTACTCAATTTGCAAGGGTAGTTGCCAAACAACCTGCTTTCTACTCACCATCAGTCCTCCGCATCCCTGTGTGTTCTGGTGGGGTAGGTGGAACCCTTTTATTTCCCTGGTGTTGATCCAGGTTGACATGGGGGGGGCGCTTGGGTTTCATGGGCCTGAGTCTCTCTGGAGGCAAGGGCCTCCTAAGGGGGACCACCTCCGACCGGATCTTCTGGCTGGGCAGCAGTGGGGGGCCGCTGGGGCCTGGCTTGGCTGGCGACGGCCCCTGGTGCTTCAGCATCTTGTTCTGCAGCATCGCTCCAGTGAGCTTTACCTTGCTTGCCGTCTCTGCGACTTCAGAAGGCGGAAAAGGCGGTGGAAGTGCCTTGGTCCTTGCGCCATGAGGTGGTGGAGGCGTGGAGGCGTGGAGGCGAGGGAAGACTCCCTGAGGCAGCTGGGGCCTCGGGGAGGAACCGCTCCCTGCGTCATTCCTCATGTGCCTGGGGAACCTTGGGACAACTGGGGAGGAGTCTCGtccaggaggaggtgaaggaaccATAGCCGGAATTTTTTTTCTGGCCACCCCGTTTGCAGTAACGGCCAAAAGACCGCCGATCCCAAACGCTGGAAGAGGAGATTTTGGAGAGCCACTGTCTCTACTGCTGTCACTGATCTCAGCCTTGGCGTGAAACCTGGCCCTAAGCGCTTTCACATCTGCAGCCTCCTCCTGACAAAGACACAGTAAATGAGAATAGTGCTTCTTTGTCTAAGCAGGAAGTTAGCACAAACAACACAACCTATCCCACACAACAGTCTTCACATCCCATTAGCATGCTAAGGTTTTTCTCGCTCCAGAGGACGTGTGTACAGAACAATAAAGTGTTTCCTTGATTCAAAAGTGTCTTGAAGTTAAAAGACACAGCACTGATCATGTTGACCAGGAGCTAGGTAAACTTGAGCAAGAATGTGAAACTAAAAGATATTTTGGTCTTTGGTTTTGGTTCACTGTGTCTGTGAATACTGATGCTCTATAAAACCTTGCATGAAAAATATTTCATTATGCTTAAGGTTAAGCTAAAAGTTAATATGGAAACACAAACAATGTAACTATCTCATAAAATTGACCAAATGATTAAAACAGTTATAAAAAATGCATTGTTTGAAGTCGTTTTTGATGGATATGGTATTTTCCACAAAATAAAATGATCCACGTGTCACTCATCAGTTTGCACATATCAATTTTTGAGTCACTTAACCCATGGTTAAATTATAATTATACTTGGTTTTTATAGAGTTTTCAATGAATGTAGATATGCCCTAGTTCAGAGGGAGCCTTTCAAGTAGGTCAACCTACAATTAAACACTGACAGCACATTGCTATTTAATGTAATTTTTTTGTAAAGACAAATGACAATGACTTCATGAGGTCAATATCACTTTGTTAACCATTCATGTCAAGATTGTGAGCCATAGGAAATACTCTATTCATGTATTATATTTTCAAGATTTTTTGAAAGGAGGATTAAAGATTTTTTAATAGAGATCAAGACTTATGGTGCAAAAGATtaaaatataattatttttaaatgactactCTAAAGTTTGGACATACTTCAGCAAAACATAATCAATGGCACAATAATATTTGGATTCATGGAAGACTTCAAAACATGACAGAAGCCGGAAGCAACTGTAACCACACACGTATGCACCTCTGTCTGCAATGGTTACCATAGAAATGGAACTTGCATGCACTTATCATCCAATCGCTTGCATGCTTTGCTCATCATCAAAGCAAAAGTATTTCTGCACCACAAAACGCAACGTTTGATAAGTATCCTATTGTTCCCCAAGCACTTTGTTACTGAAAACAGAACTGTGTATGTACTTATGTATGACGCTTTCAGATCATCATTTTTTTATGACCTGAGAAAAACTCCAATAGGTAGTAGGCTTATACAATTCTCAAACCCCTCAGAATAAAATGTGCACAAAGTAACATTTTATATTGTAGCCAATGGGTCAAATAATTACATCATCCTATGCGATGTTGGTGTATTTGCATTTGCTGATAGAACGTGTAAATGGTTAACTGGATTTAATGAATGGGTCTTTTCATTTCACAGAGAACTAACAAAGTCAACCCAAAAAATATAAATGAACTATAACTTTATTAATCTTTAAATTATTTATACTTTTACTTTCATTctagttttgttgttttttagtttttttttacaaaaatattAGTGACCTTTAGTAGCACTTCGACATTGCAACCTAGTGAAGTCGAATGTAGTGTCAACCTGAATATTGCGCTAATAAGGACGCTACCAAAGATATAGTCATCAGTGCCATGCCACAAATATATCTATAAAAAGCTAGCAGGAATGCATCTAAATACAGCAAGACGTGTGAGAAATGTAGAAGACATGCGACTGAACAATTTGCTGCAGGCTATTATTGTGCGTGTGGTACAGAGCAAGGTATtaagaacagagaaagagaatagCATTTGCGTACACCAGCAGACCTGCTATGTTAAATTTAACACCTGTTTTAAATTCTTAGAATGCTTGAATGTAGCTAAGGAATACAAATTCGGTGTTAAAAAAAGATAACGTCTTACCATATTTGTCAATATCAACTTTATCTCTTTTTCAAATGAAAGTGTGATCCATGATGAACAGTTATTTTGAGTGCCATACACGAGGGAAACGTTGACGCTGTGACGAACTATAGCCTTTTGATACTTCAGGAAACGACATTAAAGTAGGTCTAGGTAATCTGTAACTGCCGTTGACACGTGTAAATCAGTTTGCTTGATTCTGTTAATAGAAACAATTTATTAAATCACTTGAATGTCTCTAATGTCTATTTCAACTTCTAATATATGTTTATATAGCCTTCTCAGAAAGCCTAAATACAACCTCAACACACATATCAATTTGACCAATATGTCATCAATTAACACGAGAGTGTAGATTTCTAAGGACAACTCTCATCTAGACACGTAATAAAATTAGAACATGACATGATAAATTCATAATTTATCAAAAGACACATTTGTCATCAGTTTGTAAACAGTTATATCATCCCACCTCCATAAAAATCAGCAGAATACCATATTTAACCTATTTAAATCAGAATTCAGAATAATTTTCGATTGACAATATATCTCAAGATTATAATCAggaaaaaaacttttgaaaaAATACAAGTGCCAGGCCTAtaccaaaacattttaaatcaccTTATAAAAACATCACAGAAAATAGCAACTTTCTCAGTAAGTTCACCCCAGTGGAGGTTTGTTAATGGTtgtaggagagacaggctgctgTACTCCTTCTCCACCAAAGGGGATGTAGTTGATGGCAGCTGGGGGATAGCTGGCTGTAGTCTGACCCCACTGACCTCCCAGCTGAGAGTTCATCACTCCCAGTCCATAGCCCTGCATCTGAGCTCCCCCATGAGATATCATGCCACCTGGTGGCCATGCTGCCACACCAGGCTGGGGGGACCACTGGCCTGGGGCTTGAGCTCCCCAAGCCATGCTTGGAGGGGTCGAGAAGGGCCCTTGCTGGCCCCAAGGGATGGAGGTTGGTGATGTATAGGGAGAGCCCCCTATTGGATGGGTGTAGAGGATCTGAGATAGTGATGGGGTTTGTTGTGGAGATCCTTGAATACATTAGAAAGAGTTATACAAATTTGTGTAGCTTTTCTTAATAAATGATATTTGACTTTGAAAGGTGGGtggttgtatttgtattttatttcaacatCTTGTCAAGGCTGAAGCCTCATATATACAGTGTATTGTATACAGCCCTGTATATATTGTATACAGGATTGCCCTGCTTACGATCCTTATAACAACAATTAAATGTCAGTGACAACAACTGTATATAAAAAACTACCATTTAATAACAGTAAACAAATCAGTCTTAAGTCACACTTACTTGCATTTCGTTTGTATGACATTATATTTGACGTTACATTCATACTAggtatgtaggcctatgtaatCGTAGCAGCATTGAATACGAGTTAACAGTCAGAGGCTGTATAGGGGACCAGAATGTGTTTTCTAGGTGATAACTCACTTGGTAGGTTCATATCTGAGTTTTCACAGGTAGCTGGTGGGTCCTCCAGACGTAAGGAGAAGATGTCCATCAGCTCCTCCCTGGAGGACACCTACAAAACCAACCCAGAACCATGGATGGTCAATCAGCATGAAGGAGCAAGTCCTGCATCAAAGCACCGTACCATGTCATCTTTATCAATGTGGTATCTACGCCACCTGCGTCGGTTGACCTGTCGGAGAGCTAGGCCTGGGGTTGAAGATGTCCAGATCATCCAGGCCCTTAACAGAGGAAATCAACAGTCGTCAGAGTTCAAAAGTCTTCTTTGTGTTTCTGCCTAAGCATATGTTAAATGGTTGAGCACATTGATACTGAAACATCCCCTCATCTTTCTttattaaacattttttttataccTTTGTTGGACTGGTTGCATCTTCATCAAGTAGTAACAAGGAGCCAGTCtaccataaataaataaatagcatCAAAAGTGAGAAGTGTCACAAACagaaatgtaaaaatataaacatacaattacatttagtcatttagcagacgctcttatccagagcgacttacagtaagtacagggacattccccccgaggcaagtagggtgaagtgccttgcccaaggacacaaggtcatttggcagagccgggaattgaaccggtaaccttcagattactagcccgactccctaaccgctcagccatctgactccctccctgACGCCAATTAACTCACATCAGTTGCTTGTGTTACTTCGTTATTTTCTGCCACTTCGTCCAGACTTTGACACACTTCTGTGATGTCAGTAAGGACAGGGTCAGCCTGTTAGTGACCAAACATTCCTGTGAACAATTAATTACCACTATAATGTGGGCCCAACAGTTCAACACAAGGAGCTCCTCCTAGCCAAAACACGCACCAGGTTAGCCATCTTGATGTAGAAGAGTTTGTAGGATCCATCGCTGTGGTAGACGTAGGAGAGAGCTCTTGGATCTGACTCGTCCTTCCTCAAGGAGCTGATCCTCCCACACTCGTGATCGTGCTCCACAACCTTtcgagaaggagaagagaagagtgaGAACGCTTATGAGAACGCCCTAACGAAAATAACATCTAAAATAAATGTTGGGGCAGGGATGAGCTGCCCAGTCTTTAAACCACATATGTCTCCTTTGAGTGTACAGATTATATTACCAAAAATGGGTTCTACTGTATGGAAGTTCTCTCAAATCATTTATAATACAAAAGCAACCCATGataataaaattattttaagaATAAAGAAAAATGATaagaagagtaaacattttccATGACTCATGTCTGCCCTAACCCTGTAGCGCTCCCCACGTTCAACTATTTTCTAAGAAGATATCACAAATATGTGGGCTTTAACatcccctggagagagagggagaaaaaaacttGTGTCATGTCTTCTCCATTTCCCATTGTTTCAGCTGTACCACAATTTCTTGCAGCTTTCAAATAATTCCCAGTCCGTTCTCTTGGGCCTGAATGGGATTAAAGAGTTCCATTACAGTTGTGAGAAAGAAGTGATGTGGTACTTACCCCTGTCCTTTCATCTACAATTTTCAGGCCAGCAGTGGAGACCTTTAGCCATACCCTCTGCTTGTGTTTACCCTGACTCCTGCCTGCCACCTCCTGGCCCTgagagtaaacacacacacacagacacacacacacacacagacacacacacacagacacacacacacagacacacacacacacagacagacacacagacacacagacacacagacacacagacacacagacacacacacacacacagacacacacacacagacacacacacacacacacacacagacacacacacacagacacacagacacaacacacacaacatcagaTTAGCAGCAGGGTTTCCTGCTGGACAGCTGTATTGTCTATACCAAAGAGTTTCATGGTGGTCCTCAAAATTGGCCTTTATCATAACATTAGAGAAGTACTTGGAAGTACTTTTATGTGTTTCCTGTGACCAGATTGATTAATGAACTGTTAAGTGTATTTCTTAAATTAATAATCGGCTACCAGACTGAAAATAAAACATGCATTCTCTCTAATGGCAAGGAGATTCGCAAGCGAAAGTCAGAAACGAATCAAATGTTGCTTTGGTGCTGGTATGGTAATAGGGCATAGTACTCTGGACAGTCTTTCCACAGGCTACCTTCAGTTTCATCATGGAGTCCAGACACATCTTGTCCCCCTGAGGTTCTTGAACCGGATCTACGCCAATAAGCTTGGCCTTAAAACGAACCCCGTCTCCTTGGAAACGTGAGGTAACGTCTATGACTGCCTTCGGATTGACCCCGCCTGAGAACATGAATGTTACACACAATGTCTGACGGGGGTTGAAGTGGATCCATGGACCATACAGAACAAACCTACAGTCATTCGCTCTAACTTgactcctgcagtgtgtgtgtgtgtgtgtttgtgtctctgctgCGTCAGCGTTTGGCTTGTTTAAGAGGGACCTCCTGACTGTCCTTGCCATAGTCAATGTTTCATCACTGTCACTTCCAGTAATGACACTGTGTGTGGGGAATGTGTCAGAGTGTCATACTGCTGTGAAATGGGAAATGGCTTGGGTTTGTAACGCTTTTCAACATTTATCAGAATTGTACATTCTACATACATTTGAGAGGGTACagaatatataaaataaagcTCTACAGATGCGTGTAATTTGATGTGGTTAGAAAATGCTCTCATCAATTCTTTATGAGAGCAAATTAAAATTATGAAGGTTGTTACATTTCTATAAAATACAAGAACTCTGCCCCAGACGGTTAATAGTTAACAAGCAGCGTGGCTGAAATGACATTATGCAACAtttatgttttgatcagtacattGACCTAAACAACtgtgttttatttgtttaaaCACCAGAGCGGATGTTAATTCATAAACTTTAGAGTCCACTTCTTCTAAACAGAAACTCTTAGCTTCTGAGAGAAGACTTATGTATTTATAAATGTCTGCATAACAAAACATGTTATTCTACCGAATCTATCAACAAATTCTACATTGTAAAAAGATTATTTTCAGTGCAGTTTCAGTATTGTGCATGCTAAAGAACCAACCTAACCCTTTTATGACTTAACATTTTTTCACAAAGTCACTATATCACTAGTCACATCAACTTTATTTTACTATGCATATTCACACCACCCTCCACAATTCTTTCATTTGAATTATAAACAAAACCATTTTGATTGTGTTTCTCGACACAATAAACAAGATTCCTTTTCAGATTCCTGAGGATTTCCTACCTCTTTTGCTGGAAGAGAGCCACGTCTTGACAGGTCCTTGGTCCTTGGGAGAGCTCACAGCCGTCTTAGTGGCATCTTGGTCGGACTCCATaatgatgttactgttgtttgtgAATCTGAAGAGAAtctgtgagtcagatggctgagcggttagggaatcgggctattaatcagaaggttgctggtttgattcccggctgtgctaaaaatgacgttgtgtctttgggcaaggcacttgcctcgggggaatgtccctgtacttactgtaagtcgctctggataagagcatctgctaaatgactaaatgtaatctaTCATGCATCAGCTACAGTAACTCCAGTTTGAGATTCAATGGAGAAAACTTCCAAAACATGATGGTCTATGTCAAATCAGTCCCTCCGATAACATACGcataaacagaaaaaaaagataacAGGATTCATTATTTTCTCTTTCAAATGTTTACGAAATGAAAATGGTTGCATCTCACCTGTCAGGATGTTGGTCAGCTCTACTTCTTGGCTCGACTTAAACCTCCAGTC
The sequence above is drawn from the Osmerus eperlanus chromosome 24, fOsmEpe2.1, whole genome shotgun sequence genome and encodes:
- the LOC134011363 gene encoding disabled homolog 2-like; translation: MESDQDATKTAVSSPKDQGPVKTWLSSSKRGGVNPKAVIDVTSRFQGDGVRFKAKLIGVDPVQEPQGDKMCLDSMMKLKGQEVAGRSQGKHKQRVWLKVSTAGLKIVDERTGVVEHDHECGRISSLRKDESDPRALSYVYHSDGSYKLFYIKMANLADPVLTDITEVCQSLDEVAENNEVTQATDTGSLLLLDEDATSPTKGLDDLDIFNPRPSSPTGQPTQVSSREELMDIFSLRLEDPPATCENSDMNLPRSPQQTPSLSQILYTHPIGGSPYTSPTSIPWGQQGPFSTPPSMAWGAQAPGQWSPQPGVAAWPPGGMISHGGAQMQGYGLGVMNSQLGGQWGQTTASYPPAAINYIPFGGEGVQQPVSPTTINKPPLG
- the si:ch73-40i7.2 gene encoding FYN-binding protein 1, with amino-acid sequence MEEAADVKALRARFHAKAEISDSSRDSGSPKSPLPAFGIGGLLAVTANGVARKKIPAMVPSPPPGRDSSPVVPRFPRHMRNDAGSGSSPRPQLPQGVFPRLHASTPPPPHGARTKALPPPFPPSEVAETASKVKLTGAMLQNKMLKHQGPSPAKPGPSGPPLLPSQKIRSEVVPLRRPLPPERLRPMKPKRPPHVNLDQHQGNKRVPPTPPEHTGMRRTDGSSSSGSSSLSLSGLVSPTGPPRPPNKPSSLPRHHTPVFEEVDVEETYDDIDLPPPPPPHMRSFDKSESWKDSGSSQFEVESDESEVYDTIDEEQGAKSSSSNRKTEREMKRLKEQELKNQEKIHKKEKEYKKKFKLSDEEMVIHTATVRHDWQGDKHDLSVQQGEIIEIIRIENNPVGMWLGRTMTGNYGYISISCVDLNYEEIKRKYRDSRQLNPFPLPPPPPDPPQDGDIYYDVDSSDHRNSMNETDEDYDDVEQLFKECPPPALEISLDPKSEKELRTKFKLNGPIKVLHTMMVDSNANIKKPGGKDLAVVQGDILEVIQITNKKKALCRNSRGKYGYVPRAHLLQMEGDVYDDVDNINDIYDNDHVR